One window of Planctomycetaceae bacterium genomic DNA carries:
- a CDS encoding glycosyltransferase family 2 protein: MRTLQIVSHCWQYSRVLQYQLSSLVLYPPANIAVQMTVFAALDDDRTTAVLNAFAARLPALNIQIQPPEELLKRGIGRNIAAIGSTADVLWFADCDYFFGPGCLDSLADLPLDGQPLFFPEETLYNATRASGDEYARRAQDPAAVVDIDPADFVPHRTRKAIGGMQIVPGAVARKRGYCPDSRRHQKPATGTAWAHNTSEDRLFRAILGTEGWSWPIPACYRIRQSVPGEVD, from the coding sequence ATGCGAACCCTCCAAATCGTCAGCCACTGCTGGCAGTACAGTCGCGTCTTGCAATACCAACTGTCTTCCCTCGTCCTCTATCCGCCGGCCAACATCGCCGTGCAGATGACCGTGTTCGCGGCCCTGGATGATGACCGCACCACGGCGGTCTTGAACGCCTTCGCGGCCCGCCTGCCGGCGCTCAACATTCAGATCCAGCCGCCCGAGGAACTGCTCAAGCGGGGCATTGGGCGAAACATCGCGGCCATCGGCAGCACGGCAGACGTCCTCTGGTTTGCTGACTGCGACTACTTCTTCGGCCCCGGCTGCCTGGACTCGCTGGCCGACCTTCCGCTCGACGGCCAGCCGCTATTCTTCCCCGAGGAGACGCTCTACAACGCGACCAGGGCCAGCGGGGACGAGTACGCCCGGCGGGCCCAGGATCCGGCTGCCGTGGTGGACATCGACCCGGCCGACTTCGTTCCCCATCGCACCCGCAAGGCGATCGGCGGCATGCAGATCGTGCCCGGCGCCGTGGCCCGCAAGCGAGGCTACTGCCCGGACTCGCGACGGCACCAGAAGCCCGCGACCGGCACGGCGTGGGCGCATAACACGAGCGAGGACCGCCTCTTTCGCGCGATCCTCGGGACCGAGGGCTGGTCTTGGCCGATCCCGGCATGCTATCGAATCCGGCAGAGCGTGCCGGGCGAGGTAGATTGA
- a CDS encoding radical SAM protein yields the protein MNVELNITMRCNCACPGCNRLIPQYPERTEDIDPAAVEQFIAEAKEHGHVNRVKVVGGEPLLHPQFSRIAEILADGIQQGAIQSVKIDTNGTLPKPPLPAVPGMRYAGRQPGAKRHLPFLHSPIDLGHAVVGPCSMPFRCGVSLDARGWLPCSSAIMIARLFGCEHLYRQHLPAAADWGFEELCPDCAFAMPAAWRAEHAKALRDFTEEDRTPSERWKARLWSDTTKP from the coding sequence ATGAACGTCGAGCTAAACATCACCATGCGGTGCAATTGTGCCTGCCCGGGCTGCAACCGCCTCATCCCGCAGTACCCCGAGCGTACCGAGGACATCGACCCGGCAGCCGTCGAGCAGTTCATTGCCGAGGCCAAAGAGCACGGCCACGTCAACCGCGTCAAGGTGGTAGGCGGCGAACCGCTCTTGCATCCGCAGTTCTCCCGCATCGCCGAGATCCTAGCGGATGGCATCCAGCAGGGGGCGATCCAGAGCGTGAAGATCGACACCAACGGCACGCTGCCTAAGCCGCCCCTGCCGGCAGTCCCGGGCATGCGGTACGCCGGGAGGCAGCCGGGCGCCAAGCGGCACCTGCCCTTCCTGCACTCGCCGATCGACCTGGGGCATGCTGTTGTCGGCCCGTGTTCCATGCCCTTTCGTTGCGGGGTGTCCCTGGATGCCCGCGGCTGGCTGCCCTGCTCATCGGCAATCATGATTGCCCGCCTCTTCGGCTGCGAGCATCTCTACCGCCAGCACCTACCGGCCGCCGCTGACTGGGGATTCGAGGAACTGTGTCCCGATTGCGCCTTCGCCATGCCGGCCGCGTGGAGGGCGGAGCACGCCAAGGCATTGCGGGACTTTACCGAGGAAGATAGGACGCCCAGCGAACGATGGAAAGCGAGATTATGGTCCGATACCACAAAACCCTGA
- a CDS encoding GNAT family N-acetyltransferase, giving the protein MMTAAPLNPASPINLQVHVRHVIRRDMPDILRIESACFENPWSDFDFKRVLSCMAIGIVAEVNGRVAGFAIYYLEVDRVDLANLAVDPAFARRGVGKAMVEFVKGRVRMYSRKRIIVHPAENNLDGHVFFRAMGFRCVRIMPRYYKEHGLDGYRFVWRNA; this is encoded by the coding sequence ATGATGACCGCAGCCCCGCTTAACCCCGCCTCTCCCATCAACCTCCAGGTCCACGTCCGCCACGTCATCCGCCGCGATATGCCGGACATCCTTCGCATCGAATCAGCCTGCTTCGAGAACCCCTGGAGCGACTTCGACTTCAAACGAGTGCTCTCTTGCATGGCGATCGGGATCGTGGCGGAGGTGAACGGCCGCGTTGCCGGGTTCGCGATCTACTACCTGGAGGTCGATCGAGTAGACCTCGCGAACCTCGCCGTGGACCCGGCCTTCGCACGGCGCGGAGTGGGGAAGGCGATGGTGGAGTTCGTCAAAGGGCGCGTGCGAATGTACTCCCGGAAGCGAATCATCGTCCATCCGGCAGAGAACAACCTGGACGGCCACGTGTTCTTTCGAGCGATGGGATTCCGTTGCGTGCGAATCATGCCGCGGTATTACAAAGAGCACGGCCTGGATGGGTATCGATTCGTCTGGAGGAATGCGTGA
- a CDS encoding class I SAM-dependent methyltransferase: MVRYHKTLIGLLESLQQGDPTKPLRMAEIGVCTGFASAAMLKAFPPLHLIMVDAWKAAEPDSEYRKSGDGMSKMTQAEMDEKKQMAIDATAFAAERRTILHGPSVNMAHWVDHASQDLVFIDAEHTYPAVLADIAAWLPKVKPGGILCGHDYRHRRFVGVKQAVDAWANAAGRELRIMAGSIWATTIGG; encoded by the coding sequence ATGGTCCGATACCACAAAACCCTGATCGGTCTCCTGGAAAGCCTCCAGCAAGGCGACCCCACCAAGCCCCTGCGTATGGCGGAAATCGGGGTCTGCACGGGCTTTGCATCGGCCGCAATGCTTAAGGCATTTCCACCCTTGCACCTGATTATGGTGGACGCCTGGAAGGCCGCCGAGCCGGACAGCGAGTACCGTAAGAGCGGCGACGGAATGTCCAAAATGACCCAGGCAGAGATGGACGAGAAGAAGCAGATGGCAATCGACGCCACCGCCTTCGCTGCCGAGCGGCGCACGATCTTGCATGGCCCTTCCGTCAATATGGCCCACTGGGTGGACCACGCCAGCCAGGATCTGGTGTTTATCGACGCGGAGCACACCTACCCGGCTGTGCTTGCCGACATTGCGGCCTGGCTGCCCAAGGTCAAGCCGGGCGGAATTCTATGCGGGCACGACTACCGGCACCGCCGCTTCGTGGGCGTGAAGCAGGCCGTCGACGCGTGGGCGAACGCTGCCGGCCGAGAACTCCGCATCATGGCAGGATCTATCTGGGCGACAACCATCGGAGGATAA
- a CDS encoding methyltransferase domain-containing protein, which produces MDTERDMAWAHRTADLYNERYYEYGRSTGYSWYDNYKWEPKRSHREADAFIDFFGIEKWEPCVDFGCAKGFFVRAMVEQKYDCYGIDISAYARAAADPLVRDRLFSPAAFPHHCEFGFSKDVLEHVPYEDIDAVLEYLASIADWWMLVVPLARDRKYLCADYELETTHIIREDAPWWIERVQRVMEITGAALWVLGIKDKWFPVHPMGNLVLTAYSKA; this is translated from the coding sequence ATGGATACGGAAAGGGATATGGCATGGGCACATCGCACCGCCGACCTCTACAACGAGCGGTATTACGAGTACGGCCGCAGCACGGGCTATTCGTGGTACGACAATTACAAATGGGAGCCGAAGCGATCACACAGAGAAGCTGACGCTTTCATTGATTTTTTTGGAATTGAAAAATGGGAGCCTTGCGTAGATTTCGGCTGCGCCAAGGGATTCTTCGTCCGCGCCATGGTCGAGCAAAAGTATGATTGCTACGGCATCGACATCTCCGCCTATGCCCGCGCGGCAGCCGACCCGCTGGTGCGCGACCGCCTCTTCAGCCCGGCCGCCTTCCCACACCACTGTGAATTCGGCTTCTCCAAGGATGTTCTGGAGCACGTCCCCTACGAGGACATCGACGCCGTGCTGGAGTACCTAGCCAGCATCGCCGATTGGTGGATGCTCGTCGTCCCTCTGGCTCGCGATCGCAAGTATCTGTGCGCCGATTATGAACTGGAAACGACCCACATCATCCGCGAGGATGCCCCGTGGTGGATTGAGCGAGTGCAGCGCGTGATGGAGATCACTGGGGCCGCTTTGTGGGTTCTAGGCATCAAAGACAAGTGGTTTCCCGTGCATCCCATGGGGAATCTTGTCTTGACCGCATATTCGAAAGCGTAA
- a CDS encoding radical SAM protein produces MNTEAIVSSGQKLLYNADTLIRTRAGHACPVMMHVCLTNACQLKCPFCCYADRPEGILPINKLLKFADACRELGCTTWELTGGGEPLLHPKVNLLLWTLRLYGFSVGIMTNGLALDRLDDPAFPRWIRVSLHAIEQGLGPRLAKRIARVREATRVSGCFVATEENFHLLPEVIAFARDNNLPVKVEPNCFASPGVVLALVERLKPALAGQDHVFLDFSTTLEQHAGPCYLHVIKPFLYTDGWLCDCPLPVGPARTIDPEFRLCRMENVLDYYRGLTAKTLARSHACAFCRYADHNDVANAILNPLPDKEFC; encoded by the coding sequence ATGAACACGGAAGCCATCGTCAGTAGCGGTCAGAAGCTGCTCTATAACGCCGACACCCTGATCCGTACCCGGGCCGGCCACGCCTGTCCGGTGATGATGCATGTCTGCTTGACGAACGCCTGCCAGCTCAAGTGCCCGTTTTGCTGCTATGCCGATCGGCCTGAGGGGATCCTGCCTATCAACAAGCTCTTGAAGTTTGCCGACGCCTGCCGGGAACTCGGCTGCACAACCTGGGAGCTGACCGGCGGAGGCGAGCCGCTCCTGCACCCCAAGGTGAACCTCCTATTGTGGACGCTCCGCCTCTACGGCTTCTCGGTGGGCATCATGACCAACGGCCTGGCTCTCGATCGCCTCGACGATCCGGCCTTCCCGCGCTGGATTCGCGTCAGCCTGCACGCCATCGAGCAGGGGCTGGGGCCGCGGCTGGCAAAGCGGATTGCCCGTGTCCGCGAGGCGACCCGCGTAAGCGGCTGTTTTGTGGCCACCGAGGAGAACTTCCACCTTTTGCCCGAGGTCATCGCCTTCGCCCGCGACAACAACCTGCCGGTGAAGGTCGAGCCGAACTGCTTCGCTTCTCCTGGCGTGGTCCTGGCACTGGTCGAGCGCCTTAAACCCGCCCTTGCCGGCCAGGACCACGTTTTCCTCGACTTCAGCACGACCCTGGAGCAGCACGCCGGCCCGTGCTACCTGCACGTCATCAAGCCTTTCCTTTATACGGATGGCTGGTTGTGCGATTGCCCGCTGCCCGTGGGGCCGGCCCGGACGATCGACCCCGAGTTCCGCTTGTGTCGCATGGAGAACGTGCTGGACTACTACCGTGGCCTGACGGCCAAGACGCTGGCCCGCAGCCATGCCTGCGCTTTCTGCCGCTACGCCGACCACAACGACGTCGCCAACGCGATCCTGAATCCCCTGCCCGACAAGGAGTTTTGCTGA
- a CDS encoding helix-turn-helix transcriptional regulator: MQLGPRLRELRLAAGLSQEQAAAAAGIPQAMWSGYELDKRWPGRDMMEALARGVGVEPAELLRPVGSKVPAKR, translated from the coding sequence ATGCAACTAGGCCCTCGCCTTCGCGAACTTCGCCTCGCCGCCGGCCTCTCCCAGGAGCAGGCAGCCGCTGCCGCCGGCATCCCGCAGGCGATGTGGAGCGGATACGAGCTCGACAAACGCTGGCCAGGGCGGGATATGATGGAGGCGCTGGCTCGCGGCGTGGGAGTGGAGCCGGCGGAACTGTTGCGGCCGGTGGGAAGCAAGGTGCCGGCGAAGCGGTAG
- a CDS encoding cupin domain-containing protein yields MDSPNKTNQHHWGQSQHLHMTETLDLAIARGKAGGRSSMHTHQNKRNWFLVVEGCVRVVECADGGEYSFDLRPGHAVSVPPGIPHRMEFVTDATLYELYTAAEGQTVDLADIQRFDEGRGE; encoded by the coding sequence ATGGACAGTCCGAACAAGACCAACCAGCACCACTGGGGCCAGAGCCAGCACCTGCACATGACGGAGACGCTGGACCTGGCGATAGCGCGAGGGAAGGCGGGGGGCCGCTCCTCGATGCACACCCACCAGAACAAGCGGAATTGGTTTCTGGTGGTTGAGGGTTGCGTCCGCGTAGTGGAGTGCGCGGACGGCGGGGAATACTCATTCGATTTGCGACCGGGGCACGCTGTTTCTGTGCCACCGGGTATTCCCCATCGCATGGAGTTTGTCACCGACGCCACGCTCTATGAGCTTTACACGGCCGCCGAGGGGCAGACCGTGGACCTGGCCGACATCCAGCGGTTCGATGAAGGGAGGGGCGAGTGA
- a CDS encoding ATP-binding protein has product MGIFKPASRTKSKLRAAIAGPSGSGKTFTALRAAFALGKKVCMIATEPGAAEKYVGLAPDGVQWNFDICTLDDYSPSTYRSAVVAAGQERYDVCVIDSLSHEWEGTGGALELVDKKASAGRGNKFTDGWGQVTPMHRALFEAIVRSPCHVIATVRTKTEYSLEKNEHGKAVPVKLGMKPVQREGVEYEFDVFGRMDLTHTLSIEKTRCPNIDGLVAVKPGAETFAPLVSWLNEGSEPPEGYYTANEYDLQLSAAAREEEQAAAEKAKAKAGKKTAAEVKAEQEGKGKEANAAPAPQAKPVGKPATSSSSSSTPTQEEIDRLKAEAEAKMAGAKASEARLLEGNQQEKEKREVAGGNGKESAAAGDFATRQQAMEVIDLFKQLNLDKAKMVSILSKAGVEKASQLKRADCNTLIESLRKAMKKREAAASAAAKQSTAKDRQPGDEKPGDTRDTPPATGTDEIPFG; this is encoded by the coding sequence ATGGGAATCTTCAAGCCGGCATCGCGGACGAAATCGAAACTCCGCGCTGCCATCGCCGGACCTTCTGGATCCGGCAAGACGTTTACCGCCCTGCGGGCCGCATTCGCCCTCGGGAAGAAGGTGTGCATGATTGCCACCGAGCCGGGCGCCGCTGAGAAGTATGTCGGCCTGGCCCCCGATGGCGTGCAATGGAACTTCGATATCTGCACGCTGGACGATTACTCGCCTTCGACATACCGCTCGGCCGTCGTGGCTGCCGGGCAGGAGCGCTACGACGTGTGCGTGATCGATTCGCTCTCCCACGAGTGGGAAGGCACAGGCGGGGCCCTGGAGCTGGTTGACAAGAAGGCCAGTGCCGGCAGGGGCAACAAATTCACGGACGGCTGGGGCCAGGTCACGCCGATGCATCGGGCCTTGTTCGAGGCGATTGTTCGCAGCCCCTGCCACGTCATTGCCACCGTGCGGACGAAGACGGAGTATTCGCTGGAGAAGAATGAGCACGGGAAGGCGGTTCCGGTCAAGTTGGGAATGAAACCGGTGCAACGGGAGGGAGTGGAATACGAGTTCGACGTGTTCGGCCGGATGGATCTCACGCACACCTTGTCGATCGAGAAGACGCGCTGCCCGAACATCGACGGCCTGGTGGCAGTGAAGCCGGGCGCCGAGACGTTCGCGCCCCTGGTGTCCTGGCTCAATGAAGGGAGCGAACCGCCGGAAGGGTACTACACGGCGAACGAGTACGACCTGCAATTGAGTGCGGCGGCGCGGGAGGAAGAGCAGGCGGCGGCCGAGAAGGCGAAGGCGAAGGCCGGGAAGAAGACGGCCGCGGAGGTGAAGGCGGAGCAGGAAGGGAAGGGGAAGGAAGCCAATGCGGCACCGGCACCGCAAGCCAAGCCTGTCGGGAAGCCGGCTACATCTTCCTCTTCTTCCAGCACGCCGACCCAGGAGGAAATTGACCGATTGAAGGCGGAGGCCGAGGCGAAGATGGCCGGCGCGAAAGCCAGCGAGGCTCGCCTGCTGGAAGGAAACCAGCAGGAGAAAGAGAAGCGGGAGGTTGCCGGTGGAAACGGCAAAGAATCAGCCGCTGCCGGAGACTTCGCGACCCGCCAGCAGGCCATGGAGGTGATCGACCTGTTCAAGCAATTGAACCTCGACAAGGCGAAGATGGTTTCCATCCTGTCGAAGGCAGGGGTCGAGAAAGCGAGTCAATTGAAGCGAGCCGACTGCAACACGCTGATCGAGAGTTTGCGGAAAGCGATGAAGAAGCGGGAGGCGGCGGCGAGTGCGGCGGCGAAGCAATCGACCGCGAAGGACCGGCAGCCTGGCGACGAGAAGCCTGGCGACACGCGTGATACACCGCCGGCAACTGGAACGGATGAAATTCCCTTCGGCTGA